The stretch of DNA ccaataagggaattaagggttatggggagtgggtgggtaagtggagctgagtccacggcgagatcagccatgatcttgttgaatggcggagcaggctcgaggggctagatggcctactcctgttcctaattcttatgtttggacttcagcacagcaggagggacaatgtgtgggatagggatttacagctttggaagaacaagagaggaaagaatgttccatggaaactagatgtgtttattctgaatttctgtcttgtactgacagtgatgagttttgttatctccttttacagcgtattcgaaggggagattttcagacaggaaacacaaaccaaacatcgcgtcaagatctgatgGAGACAATcgtttcatcaggacctgaatatcatcggcctttgaaagtggaaggagaaatgtttgtctgttctgtctgtgggaaaagatttcaaacatcagtgtgactggaaaggcaccgagacacacacacccgagtgagagtgttccagttcactgcctgtggaaagagctttaaccagttacacagcctgaaaaaacatcgcaccattcacagcggggagaaactgtaaacatgTTGTGTGCGTGGgggaggcttcaactgattgtccaaccatggagagtcacaaggatacccgcaccatggagaaaccgtggaaatgtagtgactgtgggaaggtattcagatcaccgtctgagctggaaattcatcaacgcagtcacactggggagaagccgttcacctgcccagtgtgtgggaagggattcacttggtcatccaaccttgtagttcaccagcaagttcacactgggaagaggccgttcacttgtTCAGAGTGTGGCAagcgattcactgggtcatcccacctgctgacacaccagcgagttcacaagtgactgcaggggttggaatctgctgttattgctgctgttaatcacatctccactgaaccatgttcattctgacagttggggtttgtttctgctgatgttaataacccgataactgggctggactttaatattctggatatattgctgattgtgttctcggggctgcagtgtccatttaagaaacactgtgtCTTATCTTTCCCTTTAATTCagtgactctcaacagaaatttaatttgcaataaaattatcaacttttactttaatcctaaactgatctttggtacaaaacctACAATAGtgtcaaagtttccactgaataaaatctccacttAGAAAgaacttgctgacaattcttactgacttgcacattacacacagtggcccctccattatccaccagaaagaaggggaatgggaattggtggggagtcagtgtccccaaatgttgcccctcccgtctggtgtagcaatcccctcagcacgggaatggagacaagtccagaccaaaactgtgcgcagtactccaggtcttaccaatgccctgcacaatattagcaggacttccctacttttatactccatcccccttgcaataaaggccagcattccatttaccttcctgattacttgctgtgcctgcatgctaactttttgtgtttcacattcaagaacccccagatccctctgtactacagcattttgtaatcatcccatttaaataataatttgcatttttatttttccgaccaaaggggATAACCAGACATTTTACAAtgatatagtccatctgccagatttttgcccagtcGCTGagactatctatatccctttgtagatcctttgtgtcctcctcacaatttgctttcccacctatctttgtatggcaggcagtgactagtggggtaccgcaaggttctttgctggggccccagctgtttacgttgtacattaatgatttagacgaggggattaaatgtagtatctccaaatttgcggatgacactaagttgggtggcagtgtgagctgcgaggaggatgctatgaggctgcagagtgacttggataggttaggtgagtgggcaaatgcatggcagatgaagtataatgtgaggttatccactttagtggtaaaaacagagagacagactattatctgaatggtgacagattaggaaaaggggaggtgcaacgagacctgggtgtcatggtacatcagtcattgaaggttggcatgcaggtacagcaggcggttaagaaagcaaatggcatgttggccttcatagcgaggggatttgagtacaggggcagggaggtgttactacagttgtacagggccttggtgaggccacacctggagtattgtgtacagttttggtctcctaacttgaggaaggacattcttgctattgagggagtgcagcgaaggttcaccagactgattcccgggatggcgggactaacatatcaagaaagactggatcaactgggcttgcattcactggagttcagaagaatgagagggggtctcatagaaacgttaaaaattctgacgggtttagacaggttagattcaggaagaatgttcccaatgttggggaagcccagaaccaggggtcacagtctaaggataaggggtaagccatttaggaccgagatgaggagaaacttcttcacccagagagtggtgaacctgtgaaattctccaccacagaaagttgttgaagccaattcactaaatatattcaaaaaggagttagatgtagtccttactactagggggatcaaggggtatggctagaaagcaggaatggggtactgaagttgcatgttcagccatgaactcattgaatggcggtgcaggttcgaagggccaaatgtcctactcctgcacctattttctatgtttctatgtttctatgtatcagcagcaaatttggctgcattccactcggtcccttcatccaagtcattaatataaattgtaaatagttgaggccccagcactgatccctgcagcaccccactagttacagtttgccaacctgaaaatgacccatttatcccgactctctgttttctgtcagtgagctaatcctctatccatgctgatatattacccccaaccccgtgaactcttagcttgtgaagtaaccttttgtgtggcaccatatggaatgctttctgaaaatctaaatatatgACATCAACCAGTTCTCCTTTATACACTgtgttcattgcatcctcaaacaactccagcaaatttgtcaaacatgatttccctttcataaaaccatgctgactctgcttgactgcaatatgattttctaaatgccctactactacttccttaatgatggactccagtattttcccaatgacagatggttggctaactggtctatagtttcctgctctctgactCCCTCGTTTCTTaattaggagtgttacatttgtagttttacaGTACGCTGggccctctccagaattcagggaattttggtagattacatccaatgtatccactatctctgcagccacttcttttaagacccaaggatgcatgtcatcaggtccaggggacttgtccacctttagtcccattagtttgcctagtactttatatctagcgatagtgactgttttaagttccccccccccgcccccccctaccgcaatagctccttgttcaaagtctctgccatttccgtgtttcccattattaattctccagtctcatactctcagggaccaacatttactttagctgcttgtttcctttttatatccctgtcgaagcttttactgtctgtatttatatttcttgcgaatttgctctcatctgctatcttctctgtctttatcattttttagtcgttctttgctggtttctaaaaatttcccaattctggccttccactgtccttcgcaacattgtatgcctttttattcaatttgataccatcctttacttccttagttagccaggttcATTCTTTCTCTTagcacttgaataaatctttgctgagagttatgaaatatctccttaaatgtttgccactgcatttctacaatcttaccctttaacatattttcccagtgcacttggtgtcagtgataagggttggtttatatcacatgggaggagattggtgtcagtgactggggttggttcaaccttctttgacctgaccaaggcctttgacactgtcaaccgtgagggattatggcgtGTACTCTACAAATTTGGCTGTCCAtaggcccgacacgagactcccaaagcaagcgctctacttggagattCGACACGGCAGAGACAAAGGGTGGGCGGGGTTTCAGGGTGTCTGTCAATCTGATTGGACCAcgtgtttgtgcccaggtcagtggcccctgaaagggagctttgttgtgctgattgttgtctggtgaccctgggccagcctgggctcaccctattgagcAAGCACAGGCTCACTCTGTTGGGCCAGCACAACAGGCCCAGtttccagcagagaaaatcagcagctcattgattttattctcactctgcgcgcagcgggtgcagaactgaacccaatctTGTAAACTGAAAATGCATCGTCACATTTACACCGTGGATAGACcggtcacctgctctgagtgtgggaagggattcactcagtcatcccacctgctgagacaccagcgagttcacaagtgactgcaggggttggaatctgctgttattgctgctgttaatcacatcctgactgaatcgtgttcattctatcagttggggtttgtttctgctgatgttaataaccctataactgggctggagtttaatattttgatatttcaaataacagagtgtatcaatatttgatgtctccaagataagagactaattgatgtcctgttaccgacagctccattttgggccttttctcctttctaactctggattactcTCAGGGACATGTGCCAGCTTCCCCTACCTCCCAGAgtacctctcctagccttggtattgagCAATGATGTCGGTAACACACCCGGGATCACTGAactcaaaacccagtctgttaatcactttcagatactggacttagcgtgtgtcccACAGCATCCCTCTCACctgcgatgtgtgaatggagcatcacgcctgcaaacttggtttcaatttaaatttgaatccactcagcaaacgtattttttaaaatatgttcatgtaaaccaatcacatcaagtaattggcaaaggtttggAGTTaccaagatgaataagtaaacacatcactgcccaataaaccagctctatattcacaggagaaagtctgttatctaacaccttgaatgtcagttggtgagatgagactgaatcactttccacacaCAACAGCATCcagtcccactgtccccacatttagtgttgagtcaggtgggtgcacgagtctcacaggctgaacgattggttgaaggtgcaccacacacacaacatgttcctgtttctccccactgtgattggtgtttttacaaagactgatgataaggtgatcctgatcaatccgggtatctgtcaaatcttgacgcgATGTTCGGTTTGAGTTTCCAAGCTTCAGATCcttcccttctaataccctgcaaataaatggtggttacaaacgttgttactttaagtacaggatagaaatggtGTGTaatggtgggtgtgtgtatgtgtggggctgtgtgagcggtggggtgtgtgtgtggttgtagggtgtgggtgtgggtgtgtgtgtgtagtggggtgtgtgtgggggggtggtgtgtgtggtggaGTGTTGCatggtgtgtatggggggggggaatgggggtgtgggagggtgtgtgtgtgggggggagtgtgtgcgtgtgggggggagtgtgtgtgggggggagtgtgtgtggggggggagtgtgtgtgtgtggaggggtagtatgtgtgtgtgagggggagtgtgtgtgggggggggagtgtgtgtgtgggggggaatgtgtgtggggggagtgtgtgtgtgggggggagtgtgtgtgtgggggcggagtgtgtgtgtggggggagtgtgtgtggggggagtgtgtgtgtgggggggagtgtgtgtgtgggggggagtgtgtgtggggggagtgtgtgtgtggggggagtgtttgtgtgggggggagtgtgtgtgtggggggaatgtgtgtggggggagtgtgtgtgtgggggggaatgtgttggggggagtgtgtgtgttggggggagtgtgtgtggggcggggagtgtgtgtggggcggggagtgtgtgtggggcggggagtgtgtgtgggggggagtgtgtgtgtgggggggagtgtgtggatgggcggggagtgtgtgtggagggggagtgtgtgtgggggggagtgtgtgtgggggagtgtgtgggggggagtatatgtgggggggagtgtgtgtggcgggagtgtgtgtgtgggggagtgtgtgtgtggggggggagtgtgtttgtggggggagtgtgtgtggcgggagtgtgtgtggtgggagtgtgtgtgtgtgtgtggggagtgtgtgtgggggagtgtgtgtgggggagtgtgttggggggagtgtgtagtggggggggagtgtgttggggggggagtgtgtggggggagtgtgtgtggggggagtgtgtgtgggggggagtgtgtgtggtggggggagtgtgtgtggcgggcagtgtgtgtggggggaagtgtgtgtgggggggagtgtgtgtgggggggagtgtgtgtggggggagtgtgtgtggggggggagtgtgtgtgtgggggagtgtgttggggggagtgtgtgtgtgggggggggagtgtgtgtgggggagtgtgtgggggggggagtgtgtgtgggaggagtgtgtgtggggggggtgtgtgtgggggggagtgtgtgtgggggggagtgtgtgtgggggggggtgtgtgtgtggcaggagtgcgtgtggggggggtgtgtgtgggggggagtgtgtggggggggagtgtgtgtggggggagtgtgtgtggggggagtgtgtgtggggggggtgtgtgtgggggaagtgtgtgggggggagagtgtgtgtgtggcgggagtgcgtgtggggggagtgtgtgtggggggagtgtgtgtgggggagtgtgtgtggggggagtgtgtgtggtggggggagtgtgtgtgtggcgggagtgtgtgtgtggggggagtgtgtgtggggggaatgtgtgtgtgtggggggggagtgtgtgtgNNNNNNNNNNNNNNNNNNNNNNNNNNNNNNNNNNNNNNNNNNNNNNNNNNNNNNNNNNNNNNNNNNNNNNNNNNNNNNNNNNNNNNNNNNNNNNNNNNNNNNNNNNNNNNNNNNNNNNNNNNNNNNNNNNNNNNNNNNNNNNNNNNNNNNNNNNNNNNNNNNNNNNNNNNNNNNNNNNNNNNNNNNNNNNNNNNNNNNNNgtgtggggggagtgtgtgtggggaggagtgtgtgtggggaggagtgtgtgtggggggggagtgtgtgggggaagtgtgtgtgggggagagtgtgtgtgtggcaggagtgcgtgtggggggggagtgtgtgtgtgggggtggagtgtgtggggcgggagcgtgtgtggggggggagtgtgtgtgggggggagtgtgttggggggagtgtgtgtatggggggaagtgtgtgtggggggagtgtgtgtgggggggattgtgtgtgtgggggggactgtgtgttggggggagtgtgtgtgtggggggggggaagtgtgtgtgggggaagtgtgtatgggggggggagtgtgtgtgggaggagtgtgtgtggggggggagtgtgtgtgggggggagtgtgtgtgggggggagtgtgtgtgggggggggagtgtgtgtgtggcaggagtgcgtgtgggggtgtgtgtgtgggggggagtgtgtggggggggactgtATGTGGGGGGAGTGttttgggggggaagtgtgtgtggggggcgtgtgtgtggtaggggagtgtgtgtgggggggggtgtgtgtgggggggaagtgtgtgtggggggagtgtgtgtggtgggggagtgtgagtggggggatTGCGTGTGGAggggaatgtgtgtggggggattgtgt from Pristiophorus japonicus isolate sPriJap1 chromosome 24 unlocalized genomic scaffold, sPriJap1.hap1 SUPER_24_unloc_1, whole genome shotgun sequence encodes:
- the LOC139241187 gene encoding zinc finger protein 664-like translates to MESHKDTRTMEKPWKCSDCGKVFRSPSELEIHQRSHTGEKPFTCPVCGKGFTWSSNLVVHQQVHTGKRPFTCSECGKRFTGSSHLLTHQRVHK